The Saccharomonospora cyanea NA-134 genome includes a region encoding these proteins:
- a CDS encoding class I SAM-dependent methyltransferase encodes MVADTNSPERHARAEALLGTAGVAHRDVGSAEATAANLAWWDADADAYHDTHGDFLGEADFVWCPEGLREERARLLGDVSGTDVLEIGCGSAPCARWLTTQGARRVVGFDLSAGMLRHALNDNRRTGLHPALVQADAQHLPFTDAAFDIACSAFGAIPFVPSVEVVFREVSRVLRPGGRWVFSTTHPLRWIFPDDPGPNGLTVTQPYFDRTPYVEVDADGHATYVEYHRTLGDYVRALDAAGFHLTDLVEPEWPAGHTRVWGQWSPLRGRLFPGTAVFRCVKQP; translated from the coding sequence GTGGTGGCCGACACGAACTCCCCCGAACGTCATGCCAGGGCCGAAGCACTGCTCGGCACAGCCGGTGTCGCCCATCGCGACGTGGGCTCCGCCGAGGCCACCGCGGCCAACCTGGCCTGGTGGGACGCCGACGCCGACGCCTACCACGACACACACGGCGACTTTCTCGGCGAGGCAGACTTCGTCTGGTGTCCGGAAGGGCTGCGGGAGGAGAGGGCACGGCTGCTCGGTGACGTCTCGGGCACCGACGTGCTCGAGATCGGCTGCGGTTCCGCGCCGTGCGCCCGCTGGCTCACCACCCAGGGCGCGCGACGGGTCGTCGGGTTCGACCTGTCGGCCGGGATGCTCCGCCACGCACTGAACGACAACCGGCGCACCGGCCTGCATCCCGCACTCGTGCAGGCCGACGCCCAGCACCTGCCGTTCACGGACGCCGCCTTCGACATCGCCTGCTCCGCGTTCGGCGCGATCCCGTTCGTGCCGTCCGTGGAGGTCGTGTTCCGGGAGGTTTCCCGGGTGCTGCGGCCAGGCGGTCGCTGGGTCTTCTCGACCACCCATCCGCTGCGCTGGATCTTCCCCGACGATCCCGGGCCGAACGGCCTCACCGTCACGCAGCCGTACTTCGACCGCACACCGTACGTCGAGGTCGACGCCGACGGGCACGCGACGTACGTCGAATACCACCGCACGCTCGGCGACTACGTGCGCGCACTGGACGCGGCCGGGTTCCACCTCACCGACCTCGTCGAACCCGAGTGGCCCGCCGGGCACACACGGGTGTGGGGCCAGTGGAGCCCCCTGCGCGGGAGACTGTTTCCCGGTACCGCTGTCTTCCGCTGTGTGAAACAGCCATGA
- a CDS encoding VOC family protein, with amino-acid sequence MSHRPAVHLAIPVDDLVAARNFYGQVLGLSEGRSTDHWVDWNLESHQLVTHLVAVAPQPVGTSLVGQHQVPIPHFGLLLDEQTFHRFAERLRAAGVRFDIEPHLRFPGEPGEQWTMFFRDPAGNALEFKSFRDESMVFAR; translated from the coding sequence ATGTCTCACCGACCCGCTGTTCACCTGGCCATCCCGGTCGACGACCTGGTAGCCGCCCGCAACTTCTACGGGCAGGTGCTGGGCCTGTCCGAAGGGCGCAGCACCGACCACTGGGTGGACTGGAACCTCGAGAGCCATCAGTTGGTGACCCACCTGGTGGCTGTCGCGCCGCAGCCGGTCGGCACCAGCCTGGTGGGGCAGCACCAGGTGCCGATCCCGCACTTCGGTCTGCTGCTGGACGAACAAACCTTCCACCGGTTCGCCGAGCGGCTGCGAGCCGCCGGGGTGAGGTTCGACATCGAGCCGCACCTGCGCTTCCCCGGCGAGCCCGGTGAGCAGTGGACCATGTTCTTCCGTGACCCCGCGGGCAACGCCCTGGAGTTCAAGTCCTTCCGTGACGAGTCGATGGTGTTCGCCCGATGA
- a CDS encoding GNAT family N-acetyltransferase, whose amino-acid sequence MTDPTDLVADQTQRHASIDPLLPVATAPVPGRTLVAALPDGTRITGTLEVRTARGTQVWELTPFVGRHGGEAMEAVLRALRAQLDRTPPPAESVCTLTWPSRDAECTRPLLAHGLLPVLALGLRTRSSPPTVPGTASVAVRRAGPRDVGSVERLARAHAALCSASTPATACCAEDDPLADVLNSPGRVWVAEGGLPAGGPIVGMVQVDEVPPGAPEFADLLPAGRWGRLAQLSVHPEERGHGVGRALADTAHDALARAGLERSTTWYSPLDPVAPVFWHRQGYRPLWTVWQCRPASALR is encoded by the coding sequence ATGACCGATCCGACCGACCTGGTGGCCGACCAGACACAGCGACACGCCTCGATCGACCCGCTTCTTCCCGTGGCCACCGCTCCCGTGCCGGGCCGCACACTCGTCGCCGCACTCCCCGACGGCACGCGGATCACCGGGACTCTCGAAGTGCGCACCGCTCGGGGCACGCAGGTGTGGGAGTTGACGCCGTTCGTCGGCCGCCACGGCGGCGAAGCCATGGAGGCGGTGCTTCGCGCACTGCGAGCCCAGCTCGACCGCACTCCCCCACCGGCCGAATCGGTGTGCACGCTCACCTGGCCGAGCCGGGACGCGGAATGCACCCGGCCGTTGTTGGCTCACGGTCTGTTGCCCGTGCTCGCGCTGGGCTTGCGAACCCGCTCCTCACCTCCGACGGTGCCCGGTACGGCGTCGGTCGCGGTACGGCGGGCCGGTCCTCGGGACGTCGGCTCCGTCGAACGTCTTGCCCGGGCGCATGCGGCCCTGTGCTCGGCGTCAACGCCAGCGACGGCCTGCTGCGCCGAGGACGACCCGCTCGCCGACGTGCTGAACTCGCCCGGTCGCGTGTGGGTGGCGGAAGGCGGACTCCCCGCAGGGGGTCCGATCGTGGGCATGGTGCAGGTCGACGAGGTACCTCCCGGTGCGCCGGAGTTCGCCGACCTGCTTCCGGCAGGCCGGTGGGGACGGCTTGCGCAGCTCTCGGTTCACCCGGAAGAGCGGGGACACGGTGTCGGGCGGGCACTCGCCGACACCGCTCACGACGCCCTCGCCCGCGCCGGGTTGGAGCGCAGCACCACCTGGTACAGCCCGCTCGACCCCGTTGCCCCGGTGTTCTGGCACCGGCAGGGCTACCGGCCGCTGTGGACGGTCTGGCAGTGCAGGCCGGCTTCGGCCCTGCGCTGA
- a CDS encoding Rossmann-fold NAD(P)-binding domain-containing protein produces MAPTALVLAGAGMLSDVARALVGDGWHVVLPSRRYSPVPVEGDVPPSGRAVWVEAHWDQPGELARRVAKTVDGEAVDLLVTWLHDAYRAPVLEAVKPLLSSTAPAVEVRSMTETATVPEQPAGRPTQYVFLGDVSAFDDTRPLGQAEIVAGVRAAVEQALAGAPSARHDIGHRRPRLSVPRPRVHGIVGALPRRAFPAAG; encoded by the coding sequence ATGGCTCCGACAGCATTGGTCCTCGCCGGCGCGGGCATGTTGAGCGACGTCGCACGTGCTCTGGTCGGCGACGGCTGGCACGTCGTGCTCCCGTCTCGGCGGTACTCGCCGGTGCCGGTGGAGGGCGACGTTCCTCCTTCGGGTCGCGCGGTGTGGGTGGAAGCGCACTGGGACCAGCCGGGAGAGCTGGCTCGACGCGTGGCGAAGACGGTGGACGGCGAGGCCGTCGATCTGCTCGTCACCTGGCTGCACGACGCGTACCGGGCTCCGGTGCTGGAGGCTGTGAAGCCGTTGCTGTCGTCCACGGCGCCCGCCGTGGAAGTGCGGTCGATGACCGAGACCGCGACGGTGCCGGAACAACCCGCAGGCAGGCCCACACAGTACGTCTTCCTCGGCGACGTGTCCGCGTTCGACGACACCCGCCCACTCGGCCAGGCCGAGATCGTCGCGGGGGTGCGAGCCGCTGTGGAGCAGGCGCTCGCGGGCGCGCCGTCGGCCCGGCACGACATCGGGCACCGCCGTCCGCGTCTCTCTGTCCCGCGCCCCCGGGTGCACGGCATCGTGGGTGCTCTGCCGCGCCGGGCGTTCCCCGCGGCGGGTTAG
- a CDS encoding PaaI family thioesterase: protein MTENPSEELLRALLAGISPEIAEQQLNDKLGITFVDLTPERVSATMPVKGNLQPFGLLHGGANAVLAESLGSVLAALNAGPDRVAMGLELSCTHHRAVLSGSVTGVATPLHVGRSTMTSQIVITDESGRRTCSARLTCVVRDRAPGS from the coding sequence GTGACCGAGAACCCGTCCGAGGAGCTGTTGCGTGCCCTTCTGGCAGGCATCTCCCCCGAGATCGCCGAACAGCAGCTGAACGACAAGCTCGGCATCACGTTCGTGGACCTGACGCCGGAGCGCGTCAGCGCCACCATGCCGGTCAAGGGCAATCTTCAGCCCTTCGGGTTACTTCACGGCGGAGCCAACGCCGTCCTGGCCGAGTCTCTCGGGTCGGTCCTCGCGGCACTGAACGCGGGCCCGGACCGGGTGGCGATGGGCTTGGAGCTGTCGTGCACCCACCACCGCGCCGTGCTGTCGGGGTCGGTGACCGGTGTGGCCACCCCCCTGCACGTCGGTCGCTCGACGATGACCTCCCAGATCGTCATCACGGACGAGTCGGGAAGGCGCACCTGCAGCGCGCGCCTCACTTGCGTCGTGCGTGATCGCGCACCGGGTTCCTGA
- a CDS encoding ANTAR domain-containing response regulator, with amino-acid sequence MTEAATEANDAAPAPQRRVLVAEDEALIRLDLVEMLREEGYEVIGEAGDGEEAIKLAGELKPDLVILDVKMPKLDGIEAAAKITSDRIAPVVILTAFSQRDLVERAREAGTMAYLVKPFAKRDLVPAIELAVSRFAELQALEAEVAGLTDRLETRKLIDRAKGLLMTHQGLSEPDAFRWIQRTAMDRRTTMKAVAEAVVDSIGK; translated from the coding sequence GTGACCGAAGCGGCTACCGAAGCCAACGATGCCGCTCCCGCTCCACAGCGCCGCGTTCTCGTCGCCGAAGACGAGGCGCTGATTCGCCTCGACCTCGTCGAGATGCTTCGCGAAGAAGGTTACGAGGTGATCGGCGAAGCGGGCGACGGGGAAGAGGCCATCAAGCTGGCCGGAGAGCTCAAGCCCGACCTTGTGATCCTCGATGTCAAGATGCCCAAGCTCGACGGCATCGAGGCCGCCGCGAAGATCACCAGCGATCGCATCGCTCCCGTGGTGATCCTCACCGCCTTCAGCCAGCGCGACCTCGTTGAGCGCGCTCGCGAGGCAGGCACGATGGCTTACTTGGTGAAGCCGTTCGCCAAGCGTGACCTCGTGCCCGCCATCGAACTCGCTGTCAGTCGGTTCGCCGAGCTGCAGGCGCTGGAGGCCGAGGTGGCGGGTCTTACCGACCGGCTCGAAACGCGCAAGCTCATCGACCGTGCCAAGGGCCTGCTGATGACCCACCAGGGGCTCAGCGAACCCGACGCTTTCCGCTGGATCCAGCGCACCGCCATGGACCGGCGCACCACCATGAAGGCAGTCGCCGAGGCGGTCGTCGACAGCATCGGAAAGTAG
- a CDS encoding amidohydrolase family protein, translating to MNVNDTTSAAVLDRIRCRPADERRILFTGATIVTMDPALGVLHNADLLVEGDTITAIGPNIDPGDAVVVDASGSVLSPGFVDTHRHAWEAQLRRIMPDVDDLGAYVMSTLAGHATVYRPEDMYIGTKLAALTAIDSGITTMLDFSHNSRTPEHSDAAVEALRGTGIRGVHASMGPHFGDWDKQWPGDLTRLKERYFSSDDQLLTLRLATLATDEIAGPTLAYGPDLACVAKDLGIGVSVDAVFGKASSEAILRWAEDGILNPDVTLIHATGLTSEAWKAMGETGTTVALAPTSDAQIGLETAIPAVDEALSAGIRPGLSIDVEVALASDMFTQMRTLHAIQRMRAVNAAHGTDGQPARITTHDVLDFATLQGARTNGLEGVTGSLTSGKKADLLVIRAEDLNNMPLNDPIGTVVLGSDARNISAVLVNGEVRKWNGQVLDVDLPALRREVHASREYVLNTPAA from the coding sequence ATGAACGTCAACGACACCACCAGCGCCGCCGTCCTCGACCGGATCCGGTGCCGCCCTGCGGACGAACGGCGCATCCTGTTCACCGGCGCGACCATCGTCACCATGGACCCCGCCCTCGGTGTCCTGCACAACGCCGACCTGCTCGTCGAGGGCGACACCATCACCGCGATCGGTCCGAACATCGACCCCGGCGACGCCGTGGTCGTCGACGCTTCCGGCTCCGTCCTCAGCCCCGGCTTCGTCGACACCCATCGGCACGCCTGGGAGGCCCAGCTGCGCCGCATCATGCCGGACGTCGACGACCTCGGCGCCTACGTCATGTCCACCCTGGCCGGACACGCCACGGTCTACCGGCCCGAGGACATGTACATCGGCACCAAGCTGGCCGCCCTCACCGCGATCGACAGCGGCATCACGACCATGCTCGACTTCTCCCACAACTCCCGTACCCCCGAGCACTCCGACGCCGCGGTCGAGGCCCTCCGCGGCACCGGCATCCGCGGCGTGCACGCCTCCATGGGCCCTCACTTCGGCGACTGGGACAAGCAGTGGCCCGGGGACCTGACCCGCCTCAAGGAGCGCTACTTCAGCAGCGACGACCAGCTGCTGACCCTGCGCCTGGCGACGCTCGCCACCGACGAGATCGCCGGCCCGACACTCGCCTACGGCCCCGACCTCGCCTGCGTCGCGAAGGATCTGGGTATCGGAGTGAGTGTGGACGCGGTCTTCGGTAAGGCCTCCTCCGAGGCGATCCTGCGCTGGGCCGAGGACGGCATCCTCAATCCCGACGTCACCCTCATCCACGCCACCGGACTGACTTCCGAAGCATGGAAGGCCATGGGGGAGACCGGCACCACCGTGGCGCTCGCCCCCACCTCCGACGCCCAGATCGGCCTGGAGACCGCGATCCCCGCCGTTGACGAGGCCCTGTCCGCCGGCATCCGCCCGGGACTGAGTATCGACGTCGAAGTCGCCTTGGCCAGCGACATGTTCACGCAGATGCGTACCCTGCACGCCATCCAGCGGATGCGGGCCGTCAACGCCGCCCACGGCACCGACGGGCAGCCCGCCCGCATCACCACCCACGACGTCCTGGACTTCGCCACGCTCCAGGGTGCCCGCACCAACGGCCTGGAGGGCGTCACCGGATCGCTCACCTCGGGCAAGAAGGCCGACCTTTTGGTCATCCGGGCCGAGGACCTCAACAACATGCCGCTCAACGACCCCATCGGCACCGTCGTGCTGGGCTCCGACGCCCGCAACATCAGCGCTGTCCTCGTCAACGGTGAGGTACGCAAGTGGAACGGCCAAGTCCTCGACGTGGACCTGCCCGCCCTGCGCCGCGAGGTCCACGCCTCACGCGAGTACGTGCTGAACACCCCGGCTGCCTGA
- a CDS encoding GNAT family N-acetyltransferase, whose protein sequence is MSLTRIDPLLPDAVDPGEGERLVTVVPGGGEVSAVLYRARHDGWSALWHPRLVWELTPVSPTPGADGMAALLSALRERLRRERPGADSACSVTWPSRDLDVAGALAGHGFAPYAVLAVREAAHEDIDAPEGRARAAVRPFTGDDTTVADLLELWLAEWRYAVSVGAAMPRDDAPALLGRALRRAVSAGEPMWIAEPEGVVAGLALCRWPSPHPRLPAGSWAQLHTVSVAPAARGRGIGRALTSTAHERLLARGARGTYVFYSPHNALSSVFWHRQGYRPLWTTWEARPATAAR, encoded by the coding sequence ATGAGTCTCACCCGGATCGACCCGCTGCTGCCCGACGCCGTCGATCCCGGTGAAGGTGAACGACTGGTCACCGTCGTTCCCGGTGGAGGCGAGGTGTCCGCGGTGCTCTACCGCGCCCGACACGACGGCTGGTCGGCCCTGTGGCATCCGCGACTGGTGTGGGAGTTGACCCCGGTCTCCCCGACCCCGGGAGCGGACGGGATGGCGGCGTTGCTCTCCGCGTTGCGGGAGCGGCTGCGCCGGGAGAGGCCCGGAGCCGACTCCGCGTGCAGCGTGACGTGGCCCAGCCGCGACCTCGACGTGGCGGGAGCGCTGGCCGGGCACGGTTTCGCGCCGTACGCGGTGCTCGCCGTGAGAGAGGCCGCCCATGAGGACATCGACGCTCCCGAAGGCCGCGCTCGGGCGGCGGTCAGGCCCTTCACCGGCGACGACACCACCGTCGCCGACCTGCTGGAACTGTGGCTCGCCGAATGGCGGTACGCCGTCTCGGTCGGTGCGGCGATGCCGCGGGACGACGCCCCGGCACTGTTGGGCCGCGCGCTCCGCCGGGCGGTGTCGGCGGGTGAGCCGATGTGGATCGCCGAACCCGAAGGCGTCGTCGCGGGCCTGGCGTTGTGCCGGTGGCCCTCACCGCATCCGCGGTTGCCGGCCGGGTCGTGGGCGCAGCTGCACACCGTGTCGGTCGCGCCCGCCGCTCGCGGTCGCGGCATCGGCCGCGCCCTGACCTCGACCGCGCACGAGCGGTTGCTCGCTCGCGGAGCGCGCGGCACGTACGTGTTCTACAGTCCGCACAACGCGCTGTCGTCGGTGTTCTGGCACCGGCAGGGGTATCGTCCACTCTGGACCACATGGGAGGCGCGCCCCGCGACGGCGGCACGCTGA
- a CDS encoding Atu4866 domain-containing protein encodes MSSNDTPRDPHPYVGMWVTADGHIRQELLPNGRYDEARGRRQSAYTGRYTVTGDHIDYLDDTGFTATGDIRDGVLFHEHLVLYREGDQRARQGGPVSRG; translated from the coding sequence ATGAGCAGCAACGACACACCCCGCGACCCGCACCCCTACGTCGGCATGTGGGTGACCGCGGACGGACACATCCGCCAGGAACTACTGCCGAACGGCCGCTACGACGAGGCCCGCGGAAGACGTCAGAGTGCCTACACCGGCCGGTACACCGTCACCGGCGATCACATCGACTACCTCGACGACACCGGCTTCACCGCCACCGGTGACATCCGCGACGGTGTCCTCTTCCACGAGCACCTGGTGCTCTACCGCGAGGGCGACCAGCGCGCCCGGCAGGGAGGTCCGGTGTCGCGCGGCTGA
- a CDS encoding GntR family transcriptional regulator: MSSALPRAARRGLADEAADLVRAAIFSGHFPPGAALREVELAERLGVSRGSVREGLARLEREGLVRGGWHRGNTVIEVTAEDVQEVYALRAALDRLAATTARRAATAEHLSRLDRLVDEMTTEIAGGSDAHRLVALDIAFHDQIYAAAGNGRLTTAWQAIRSQLHLFQLRRVDAAYDHYRARVVDEHRELAALLRSGDSRTLARRAEEHVNSARLSLLASLSPVP, from the coding sequence ATGTCATCTGCACTGCCGAGGGCCGCCCGGCGTGGGCTGGCTGATGAGGCCGCCGACTTGGTGCGCGCGGCCATTTTCTCCGGTCATTTCCCGCCCGGAGCCGCACTCCGCGAGGTGGAGCTGGCCGAACGCCTCGGGGTCAGCCGCGGCTCGGTCCGGGAAGGACTGGCCCGGCTGGAGCGGGAAGGGCTGGTACGTGGCGGCTGGCACCGCGGTAACACCGTCATCGAGGTGACGGCCGAGGACGTCCAGGAGGTCTACGCACTCCGGGCCGCATTGGACCGCCTGGCCGCGACCACCGCCCGGCGAGCCGCGACCGCAGAGCACCTGTCCCGGCTGGATCGGCTGGTGGACGAGATGACGACCGAGATCGCCGGCGGCAGCGACGCTCACCGGCTGGTGGCGCTGGACATCGCCTTCCACGACCAGATCTACGCCGCCGCCGGAAACGGCAGGCTCACCACCGCATGGCAGGCCATTCGCTCTCAGCTGCACCTGTTCCAGCTGCGCCGCGTCGACGCGGCCTACGACCACTATCGTGCGCGCGTGGTCGACGAGCATCGCGAACTTGCCGCTCTCCTGCGTTCAGGCGACAGCCGGACACTGGCACGCCGGGCCGAAGAACATGTGAACTCCGCCCGACTCAGCCTGCTGGCCAGCTTGTCGCCCGTACCGTGA
- the polA gene encoding DNA polymerase I — translation MSPNQNTSVANDTPRLLLVDGHSMAYRAFFAVPADRFRTSTGQVTNAVFGFTSMLINLLRDEAPTHVAVAFDVSRRTFRTETFADYKANRSATPDDFKGQVELIKDILAALSIPVLAKEGYEADDLIATLTTQAGDDYEVLICTGDRDALQLVNDSVTVLYPRKGVSDLVRFDPAGVQEKYGLSPVQYPDFAALRGDPSDNLPGIPGVGEKTAAKWVRQFGSLAELIDRVDEVKGKVGDALRAHLDSVMLNRQLTELVRDVPLETGPADLEVRPWDRDAVHRLFDELEFRVLRDRLFASLSSAEPEADSGFEVTGSALQPGTVSDWLSQHAGAGTTVGLAFSTTGASVTSDVRSISLAAPGGAGAYLDVTEMTEADERALAEWLADEEVRKVGHSLKTPLHALRARGWRLAGLVMDTELAAYLVRPGQRSFGLDDLVLRYLRRELRSESAKDDGQLSLLDADADSQVVHDELVRARAILELSSALADELTATGGTALLGDIELPLLSVITELEAAGIAVDADALTTLEVHYASRVKQATEQAYEVIGKQINLGSPKQLQVVLFDELGMPKTKRTKTGYTTDADALQTLYEKTEHPFLQYLLEHRDATKLRTTVEGLSKAIADDGRIHTTLHQTIAATGRLSSVDPNLQNIPVRSEEGRRIRDAFVVGEGYSELMTADYSQIEMRIMAHLSKDEALIDSFQSGFDFHAATAARVFSVEPTEVTGEQRAKIKAMNYGLAYGLSAYGLSQQLRISAEEARGLMDEYFLRFGGVRDYLRSVVDRAARDGYTQTIFGRRRYLPDLTSDNRQRREMAERMALNAPIQGSAADIIKVAMLGVHRALTEADLRSRVLLQVHDELVLEVADGERQEVERLVRREMGAAYELSVPLEVSVGFGRSWHDAAH, via the coding sequence GTGAGCCCCAACCAGAACACCTCCGTTGCGAACGACACACCGCGGCTGCTCCTCGTCGACGGTCACTCGATGGCGTATCGGGCCTTCTTCGCGGTGCCGGCCGACCGGTTCCGGACGTCCACCGGGCAGGTCACCAACGCGGTGTTCGGGTTCACGTCCATGTTGATCAATCTTCTGCGCGACGAGGCGCCCACTCACGTGGCCGTGGCGTTCGACGTGTCCCGCCGGACGTTCCGCACGGAGACGTTCGCCGACTACAAGGCGAACCGGTCGGCGACGCCCGACGACTTCAAGGGACAGGTCGAGCTGATCAAGGACATCCTCGCGGCCCTGTCCATCCCCGTCCTCGCGAAGGAGGGCTACGAGGCCGACGACCTGATCGCCACCCTGACCACGCAGGCCGGTGACGACTACGAAGTGCTGATCTGTACGGGCGACCGGGACGCGCTGCAACTGGTCAACGACTCCGTCACCGTGCTGTATCCGAGGAAGGGGGTCTCCGACCTGGTCCGGTTCGACCCGGCCGGCGTCCAGGAGAAGTACGGCCTCTCACCCGTGCAGTACCCCGACTTCGCGGCTCTGCGTGGTGACCCGTCGGACAACCTCCCCGGAATCCCCGGTGTGGGGGAGAAGACGGCGGCGAAGTGGGTGCGGCAGTTCGGCTCCCTCGCAGAGTTGATCGACCGGGTCGACGAGGTGAAGGGCAAGGTGGGTGACGCGCTGCGGGCTCACCTCGACTCCGTGATGCTGAACCGGCAGCTCACCGAGCTGGTGCGCGACGTGCCGCTCGAGACCGGCCCGGCGGATCTCGAGGTACGGCCCTGGGACCGCGACGCCGTGCATCGGTTGTTCGACGAGCTGGAGTTCCGCGTGCTGCGCGACCGGCTGTTCGCGTCGCTGTCCAGCGCCGAGCCGGAGGCCGACTCCGGTTTCGAGGTCACGGGCTCGGCGCTGCAGCCGGGCACGGTGTCCGACTGGCTGTCCCAGCACGCCGGAGCGGGCACCACGGTGGGGCTGGCGTTCAGCACCACGGGAGCGTCCGTGACGTCCGACGTGCGGTCGATCAGCCTGGCAGCACCCGGCGGCGCCGGCGCCTATCTCGACGTCACCGAGATGACGGAGGCCGACGAACGCGCCCTCGCGGAGTGGTTGGCCGACGAGGAGGTGCGCAAGGTCGGTCATTCGCTGAAAACGCCGCTGCACGCCCTGCGAGCCCGCGGATGGCGGCTCGCGGGCCTGGTGATGGACACCGAGCTGGCCGCGTATCTGGTGAGGCCCGGGCAGCGGTCGTTCGGGTTGGACGACCTGGTGCTGCGGTACCTGCGCCGGGAGCTGCGCTCGGAGAGCGCGAAGGACGACGGACAGTTGTCGCTGCTCGACGCCGATGCCGACAGCCAGGTCGTGCACGACGAACTGGTGCGGGCGAGGGCGATCCTGGAGCTGTCGTCGGCGCTGGCCGATGAGCTCACCGCCACGGGCGGCACCGCGCTGCTGGGCGACATCGAGTTGCCGCTGCTGTCGGTGATCACGGAGCTGGAGGCGGCGGGCATCGCGGTGGACGCCGACGCGCTCACCACACTCGAGGTGCACTACGCGAGCCGCGTGAAGCAGGCGACCGAGCAGGCGTACGAGGTGATCGGCAAGCAGATCAACCTTGGTTCCCCGAAGCAGCTCCAGGTGGTGCTGTTCGACGAGCTGGGGATGCCGAAGACGAAACGCACCAAGACCGGCTACACCACCGACGCCGACGCCCTGCAGACGCTGTACGAGAAGACGGAGCACCCGTTCCTGCAGTACCTGCTCGAACACCGGGATGCCACGAAGCTGCGGACCACGGTGGAGGGGTTGAGCAAGGCGATCGCCGACGACGGTCGCATCCACACCACCCTGCATCAGACGATCGCGGCCACGGGCCGGTTGTCCTCGGTGGACCCCAACCTGCAGAACATCCCGGTGCGTTCCGAGGAAGGGCGGCGCATCCGCGACGCCTTCGTGGTGGGCGAGGGTTACTCCGAGCTCATGACCGCCGACTACAGCCAGATCGAGATGCGCATCATGGCGCATCTGTCCAAGGACGAGGCGCTCATCGACTCGTTCCAGTCGGGGTTCGACTTCCACGCGGCCACGGCGGCGCGCGTCTTCAGCGTCGAGCCCACCGAGGTCACCGGCGAGCAGCGCGCCAAGATCAAGGCGATGAACTACGGGCTCGCGTACGGGTTGTCCGCGTACGGCCTGTCACAGCAGCTGCGCATCTCCGCCGAGGAGGCGCGGGGGCTCATGGACGAGTACTTCCTGCGGTTCGGCGGTGTACGCGACTACCTGCGCAGTGTGGTCGATCGCGCGGCCAGGGACGGCTACACGCAGACCATCTTCGGCAGGCGCCGTTACCTGCCCGATCTCACGAGCGACAACCGGCAGCGACGCGAGATGGCCGAACGCATGGCCCTCAACGCGCCCATCCAGGGCAGTGCGGCGGACATCATCAAGGTCGCCATGCTCGGTGTGCACCGAGCGCTCACCGAGGCGGACCTGCGCAGCCGCGTGTTGCTCCAGGTGCACGACGAGCTGGTGCTGGAGGTCGCCGACGGCGAGCGGCAGGAGGTGGAGCGCCTCGTGCGGCGCGAGATGGGGGCGGCCTACGAGCTGTCGGTGCCGCTGGAGGTCTCTGTGGGTTTCGGCCGTTCGTGGCACGACGCCGCGCACTGA
- a CDS encoding Atu4866 domain-containing protein, whose protein sequence is MTISYTDTVGWNRKALDEIVANDGGRPVLFTNARIVTMDPLIGTVTGADILFVGSLIVGVGPAIVTAAVDDNAIVVDCAGTTVVPAVVDTVALVGGRGRRSEYVATLTPGNTADFLVVPDELGADVPSALATLMSHPEQVRALVAAGRPVLWAGTDAPGGPAVPETGIPAAPDLTGNPRLGVWIDREGFLHQELTADGRYDETRGGRPHAYQGRFWIDGDRIDYLDDLGFWAYGQFEGDELHHAGYVMKRS, encoded by the coding sequence ATGACCATCAGCTACACCGACACCGTGGGCTGGAACCGAAAGGCCCTCGACGAGATCGTCGCGAATGACGGTGGCCGTCCGGTCCTGTTCACCAACGCCCGGATCGTGACGATGGACCCGCTGATCGGGACCGTGACCGGTGCCGACATCCTGTTCGTCGGTTCCCTGATCGTGGGCGTCGGTCCCGCCATCGTCACCGCGGCAGTCGACGACAACGCCATCGTCGTCGACTGCGCGGGTACGACCGTCGTCCCCGCCGTCGTGGACACCGTCGCACTGGTCGGCGGACGTGGCCGACGCTCGGAGTACGTAGCGACGCTGACACCGGGCAATACCGCCGACTTCCTGGTGGTACCCGACGAGCTGGGCGCCGATGTGCCCAGCGCGCTGGCCACTCTCATGTCCCACCCGGAGCAGGTTCGCGCGCTGGTCGCAGCCGGTCGGCCCGTCCTGTGGGCGGGCACCGACGCCCCCGGCGGGCCCGCCGTTCCAGAGACGGGCATCCCCGCCGCACCGGACCTGACCGGCAACCCACGGCTCGGCGTCTGGATCGACCGGGAGGGCTTCCTGCACCAGGAACTCACCGCCGACGGCCGCTACGACGAGACACGGGGCGGCCGCCCCCACGCCTACCAGGGCCGGTTCTGGATCGACGGCGACCGCATCGACTACCTGGACGACCTCGGCTTCTGGGCCTACGGGCAGTTCGAGGGCGATGAACTGCACCACGCGGGTTACGTCATGAAGCGCAGCTGA